The Toxotes jaculatrix isolate fToxJac2 chromosome 14, fToxJac2.pri, whole genome shotgun sequence genomic interval ATGGCAGAACTTTTTGTAAACAACATaatttgtcaaataaataaCCTTAAAATCCCTGTTAGTGACTcggcttcttcttctcctgtagTCATGTGTTAAGCAGCATTTTAGGTTCTGAGCGAAAGGGAGAAGCGGGAAGGCAGAGATGGAGTCTCCGAAAATTCACTCTGTCTCAAGATCAGTCACCTTCTAACAACGAGGGCGAACAACAGCTGAGTCCAAATGGACAGTGTGCGGTGGACAACCTGATCTGATGCTGTGACCAaaagcctaaccctaaccctccacagaaaaacaggcagaaaaataaGAATATAAAAAACTTGTTAATGTTGGAGGGCAGTGCAGCCAAACACCTCCCAAAGTCCGAATGTGTGACTTTTAATCAGCTGCTCgcaggaaatgctgcagcacgAGGAGCGTTTGGACTCCGTCCAACGTATTACTGATGAAATCACTGTTGTCAGTGAAACAGATGTGAGGTGTTAAAGTGAGTAAACTGCTTTATTTGACAGAGACAGCTCACAGACAGGTGATGGGACACTGTGATGGACGGTCACGTGCTCTGGGTCTAAGTCTGGATCAGTGCAGTCCTTCTCTTACGTCATTAGTCAGTCTTCTTGTTGGCGCTTTCTTTGCGGCGCTGCAGTGACGGTGCTAACAGCGCGACGCCGTCTTCGTCATCGTCGTCGCCAATTTTGGGTCGGGCTTTGCAGCACAGGTAACAGAAGACGGCAGCGATGGCAAGAGGGAAGCCAACCAGGAAGCAGCCGAGCAGTGGAGCCTGGCTGAACACCGGCTGGACggatggaggacagagaggtcacaggtcacaaGACAAACAGTCATGTGGACAGGAAACAGAATTGATGAGGACAGGACTTACAGTTAGCGTGACTTTGGTATCATAAACGAAGCGTCCGATGCGCTGAACAACACCATTTCCTCCCTGACACTGAAAACACGAAACAAATACTGTCAGTTTCAGAAATAATCAAAATGTCCCTCAGGTGAGTCTGTCCAAAGTCACCTGGATGCTGCCGTCCAGAACCCCGTTCAAGAAGTCCAGCAGGTGGTGTTCCGTCTCCACGGCGCCCGGCGGCAGGAAGTAGCCGTCATTGGACAGATTAACCACGATGAACGATGGCACGATCACCTCGCTGAGAAGAAGATCCACCGTCAGTTCAACACGCAGGCTCATCTGAATTCACTTCAACATCTCTAATTATTAACGTCTTCATGCGAGCTGAGACATTCGCAACTGGAGACGTGCATGAGACAATAACATCTCCAGACTAGAGACGATAATCCAGGTGTCCACCTGGAGAGGTCAGTGACGTTAACAACACTCGTCACTTTACCTCCACCTTCATCACTGGCTTTAAACACAAGCTCACCCCATCACCAGTCCGTTGATGTAGTCGCTGCCTTCCATGAAGCCGAAGTAGAagtttctgaaacacagacacagcttcAGGTCTCAGTTTGTtgtctcctgtttgtttgtgctcagTAGTTTTTCAGAATAAAGGTCTACGTCTCTGACCTGCTGTAGgtctctctgtgctctgcagccACTTTCTCCACCAGACCTTTATACCTGGACAGGTAACAGACAATTTATCACAGGTGAGTCGGGTCCAAACAggtgctgtcagtgtttgatGTGTGAATGATAGATCAAGTGTTACCTCAGACTTTCGTCACACAGGTTCTTCTCCTCCACCAGCGCTAACATCACCAGTTTACctgcagaggagaggcagagtcACTTCACCTGAACCAATCAGCAGCCTCAGAGCCACAGCTGCAGTACCTCTAACATCCACCAGGTGTACTGAACTGTACTTCATTCACCAATCACACAGAGCactttcagcagctgcagcctaAACACCTATTGTGCCCTATCATTCAGGTTAATATAAAATCAGTCACAGATTCATTACATTGTGAGACTCAGTCACACTCTGTCCAAACCCGGTTAGATTAGAAATGAGATGTTTCAAACTTTGCAGCACTGAAATTTACCTTAAACAGAGATTTACACTAAAATATTAAAGTCTTTGACTGGAGGCCGAAGCCGCCGCTCAGGCTCAGGTAGCAAAAGATAAAAGTCAACTGTGGTGAGAACATTACACCTGAACTAAAAACTGCTTTGACCTTTGAACACAGTGTTTCAGACGTGAAAGACTGTGAATGACTGTCAATAGGAAATGATCAAAAATTATGCTTTAACGAAAAGTcctcagtgcagcagtgttgAGAATGATAGACAATAAATGTCCTGAGTTCTGACGGGGTTTTATACTTTTGTGTCTCTCAAGGTATAAAACCCCAAAACACCTGTTAGAACTGGTTACCTGTGCACGAAGTCGTCAGACTGAGGTGTGCTGATGTTACCTGACTCTCCCATGGCATACAGAGTGTAGCTGTCAATCTTGAAGTAGTTTGGGAAACGTTCTCTGTTGATCCACATCTTCAGATCCCCGTCATGTTCCTCTGAAACACAATTAAAACTCATTCGTTAAAAAGGAGACTGAAGGTTACCTGAGCTCTCATCAGAACACCTGAGGACGGAGGAGTAATTCAGTGTTTGGTCACACGTGACGAGATGAACCCGTCCtctcagtgtcacattttgactgATGAGATTTAAGGGAAGCAACATTCAGCCGCCTCATCaaataacacacagtgtgacactTCAGTTATGTTCACCTGAAACTGACGGTTCACCTGCTTTCAGCTCAGACAATCACACGCCTCAGCTGCTTACACTCAGACGCTTTAACCAATTCACTTACTaaactcttttgtttttcactgagaTAGCAAACTCCCGTCAGAACAGATGTCATCCTatctgttgtcatggtaacatcACTTCCTCCTCATTGACATGTACCAGAAAACATCTCCAGACCTTTGTTGCTGGGAGACTCAGAGAGAAGATCAATCAGTTTCCCAGACTCACCATCGTAGGTGAAGTAGGTCCCATCTTTTAACACCACCACAGCCggcagagagggcagagagatggcctggaaacacacacagggtttaATAAAAGCAGGTGTGAAGACagatgtgctgcagctgctatGTGGCCCCTCAGGTATGAGCATCACAAACAAAGACACCTGGATCCCTGGAAAGTTGGAGTTAAAATCTTTTCTATGTCCTACACAACCAGAGTGACCACATCCATGTGGGTGTTGGCCTCCCCCAGGGTTGCTCCTTGTCATTAATCTTGTTGGTGATCTTCATGGACAGGATTTCAAGGTGCAGCTGGGGGGAGGATAATGTCCAGTTTGTGGCCTCAGAACTGCTTCTCGGCTGTTTCCACATGATGTGGTTCTGTTGGCTTCGTCAGACCTAAACCTTCAGCGTGCACTGGGGTGGTATGCAGCCAAGCAGACAGGGTTAGGAGCTCAGACGTCCAGAGGGAGCT includes:
- the LOC121193222 gene encoding protein disulfide-isomerase TMX3-like; the encoded protein is MLDRRITSLLSVLLCVSLASVSAFVEELDDSFMETRGADDIWLIKFYAPWCTFCKQLDPVWHQIGSELKSLGSPVNVGKSDATASTGLAKEFRVRGYPAILMLKKDVKYNYSGPRTKDGIMDFAHRVGGPLVRSLRSLELFQHAMTRHDVMFVYVGATSQLKGNYTSAAEELIVHTYFFSATRDVLPKAISLPSLPAVVVLKDGTYFTYDEEHDGDLKMWINRERFPNYFKIDSYTLYAMGESGKLVMLALVEEKNLCDESLRYKGLVEKVAAEHRETYSRNFYFGFMEGSDYINGLVMGEVIVPSFIVVNLSNDGYFLPPGAVETEHHLLDFLNGVLDGSIQCQGGNGVVQRIGRFVYDTKVTLTPVFSQAPLLGCFLVGFPLAIAAVFCYLCCKARPKIGDDDDEDGVALLAPSLQRRKESANKKTD